The DNA segment CGGCGGCCAGGCCGCCGATGACCGGCTCGCCCAGCACGGCGCCCTGCGCGAGTGGGGCTCCACGCCTCGGTGGCGGTCCCGTGCCGGGCGTGGAACGCGCGTGGCCCGGCCCGCCGGAGGCCGGGGTGCAGCTCGATCTGGCCGGCGGCCGGGGCCGGCGCGGCGTCCTCCGGCAGCCTGCTCAGCCGGCCGGGCCGGAAGCTGGAGACACCGGCGGCGCGGATGCGGCCCGCATCGGCGAGGCTGGTGTGCCGAAGGCGCGCAGGGTGGCGTCGTAGCCCTGGTCGGAATTCCACTGCGAACGCGGGCAAGGTGCGGGCGCATCAGCGTGTCCGGGGTGCATCGGGGTGCGCGGCGGGGCGTGGGCCGCGCCACGGTCCCGGGGCTCGCGGCGGCTTCGCCGGGAACGGCGCGGCCGGCCGGTGACATCCCAGGGAGGACCGGGGACGGCCCGGGGAGGACCGGTGACGGCCCGGGGAGTACCGGGGACGGCCCGGGGGAGTCCCGGGGCGGACCGGGGGCGGGCCGGGGGAGTCCCGGGGGCGGCTCAGGGGAGGATCGAGTCGACGTAGCCGCCGTCGACACGCAGCGCGCCGCCGGTCGTCGCGGAGGCCAGCGGGGAGGCCAGGTAGACGACCATGTGGGCGATCTCCTCGGGCTCGATCAGACGCTGGATCAGGGACTGGGGCCGGTACCTGACCATGAACGCCCGCTGCGCCTCGTCCCAGGGCAGTTCGGTGCCGACGAGTTCGCGGACGAACTCCTCGACCCCGCCGGTGCGGGTGGGGCCGGCGATGACGGAGTTGACGGTGACACCGGTGCCCGCGGCGTCCTTGGCGAAGCCGCGGCCGACGGCGAGCAGCGCGGTCTTCGTCATGCCGTAATGGATCATCTCGGCGGGGACGGCCACCGCGGAGTCGCTGGCGAGGTTGAGGATCCGCCCCCAGCCGCGTTCCTTCATGCCGGGCAGGCAGGCACGGATGAGACGGACGGCGGACAGGACGTTGACCTCGAAGTAGCGGCGCCACTCGGCGTCGTCGATCTCCAGCGGGGCCGCGCTGCCGAAGACGCCGAGGTTGTTGACGAGGATGTCGGGCGCCGGCACGGCCGTCAGGACGTCGGCGGCGCCCCGCTCGGTGGCGAGGTCGCCCGCGGCGCCGGTGACGTCCCCGCCGCCGGAGCCGGCGCGCACGGTGCGCACGGCGTCGGCGACGCGGTCCTCGCCGCGGCCGTTGACGACGACACGGGCGCCCGCGCGGGCGAGTCCGGTGGCGATGGCGAGGCCGATGCCCTGGGTGGAGCCGGTGACCAGCGCGGTGCGGCCGGAGAGATCGATCTGCATGAGGGGTTCTTCCCGTCGGGACGGCGGCGCCCGGTGCCGCCCGCCCCGCGGCCGGGGCACACGTCCTGCGGCCGGGGACGACGGACTCGGGGGATCACGATGTTCCGCCCCCGCAGGCACACACGCGCCGCGGACGGCACCGGGGTTACGCCATCCGCCCCAGCGTTTTCCCACCATCGCCCCGCCACCACCTGAGGCCGCATGCACGCACTCACGCACAAGCCGGAAGCCGACGCCCCGCCGCTCCCCACCCGAGAGCGACCAAGAACGCCCGGCACCAGGCGCCGCCGGCCGTGTTGCGGAGAGGGCAGGATTCGAACCTGCGTGGACCGTTGAAGGTCCGACTTCGGGCTGCTGCCCTGGTCCCCGATAAGCCGCTCCGGGCACCTCTCCTCGCGTTCGGCCTGTGCGGTAGCGCCGTTCACGAGGACAACCGTGCCAGGCCCCGCTGACATACCCCTGACCGCCCGCTGACCTGACGCTCCCGCACCCGAGGCCACGCGCGGCGCCCCCGGCCGGCCCGCGGAGCGGCGGATCAGCCCGGCACCACCACGGCCTCCGGCACGCCGAACCACTCCTGGAGCGCCTGCGCCAGCCCGGCCGTCGACGCCGGCGCCCCCGCGTCGGCCGCCCAGGCCGTGAAGCCGTCCGGGCGGACGAGGACCGCCGCCAGCTCCGGCCGGGACGGGCAGCGGGCCGTCAGGGTGTCGACGCGCCCGGCATACCCCGCGGCGAGGGCCCGCGGCTCCGGGTCGTCGGTGAGGTCGAGCAGGAGCGCCCGGCCCGTATGCAGGTGGTCCGCGAGGCGGCCGCAGCCGGTGAGTTCGAGGTCCGGGACGCTGCGGCCGGTCAGCGGGTGCCCGCCCGCGCACCCGTACCGCACCCCGCCGCCGTTGAGCCGCGCGGTGAGGTACGTGGTGCCCGCCACCGTCCCCGCCAGGTCGCCGACGATCTCGCGCAGGGCCCGGGACCGCGGGTCCGGCCGCATGGCCGCGACCTGGGACCTGGTCCAGTCCAGGACCCGCGCACCGACCGGATGCCGCTCGGCGCTGTACGTGTCCAGCAGCCCTCGCGGCGCCCGGCCGCCGATCACCGCGGCGAGCTTCCAGCCGAGGTTCATCGCGTCCCCGATACCCAGGCTCAGCCCCTGGCTCCCGAACGCGGAGTGCACGTGCGCCGCGTCGCCCGCCAGCAGCACCCGGCCCCTGCGGTACTCGGTGACCTGACGGGCGTGGTCGGTGAAGCGGGTCGCGGTGCGCACCCCGGTGACCGTGACGTCCACACCGCAGACCCGCCGCAGCCGCGCCTGGAGGTCTTCGGCGGTGACCGGCGCGTCCCGGTCGGCCGGCGGGCCGTCGAACTCCACGGTGACGACCCGGCCCGGCATCGGCCCGTACGCGTACACCCCGGTGTCCGTGGCGGTCCAGCCGACCTTCAGCTCCTCGGCACCGGTCATCTCCACGACCGCCTGGTGACAGGTGATCTCCGGTTCCGTACCGGGGAACGCGAACCCCGCGAGCTTGCGGACCGTACTGCGGCCGCCGTCGCAGCCCACGAGCCAGCCGGCGCGTACGACCCCGTGCCCGGTGTGCACGGTGACCGCCTCCTCGTCCGCGTCGAAACCGGTCAGCTCCACTGCCCGGCGCACGTCGACGCCCAGCTCGTCCGCCCGCTCGCCCAGCAGCCGCTCGATGTCCTGCTGCGCCACGAACGCGATCTCGGCGGCGGGCCCGGCGTCGCCAAGACCCGGCTCCCCGCGGTCGACCAGGCCGGCGCGCAGCATGATTCCGGCGAAGTGCCCGACGATCCCCAGCCCCTGGCCCGCCTCCGCGCCCCCGTCCCCGTTCCCGCCCCCGTCGCCGTTCCCGCCGTTCTGTTCGCGGATGAACGCCCGGAAGCGGTCCACCGTCCGCCGCTGCACCTCGGCCAGCGCGGGCAGCATGCCCCGGCGGTAGAGCGCCTCCGCACCGGGC comes from the Streptomyces sp. SUK 48 genome and includes:
- a CDS encoding SDR family oxidoreductase, whose translation is MQIDLSGRTALVTGSTQGIGLAIATGLARAGARVVVNGRGEDRVADAVRTVRAGSGGGDVTGAAGDLATERGAADVLTAVPAPDILVNNLGVFGSAAPLEIDDAEWRRYFEVNVLSAVRLIRACLPGMKERGWGRILNLASDSAVAVPAEMIHYGMTKTALLAVGRGFAKDAAGTGVTVNSVIAGPTRTGGVEEFVRELVGTELPWDEAQRAFMVRYRPQSLIQRLIEPEEIAHMVVYLASPLASATTGGALRVDGGYVDSILP
- a CDS encoding FAD-dependent monooxygenase; amino-acid sequence: MDYDVVVAGGGPVGLMLACELRLGGARVAVLERLSKVDPTIKGGAITTPGAEALYRRGMLPALAEVQRRTVDRFRAFIREQNGGNGDGGGNGDGGAEAGQGLGIVGHFAGIMLRAGLVDRGEPGLGDAGPAAEIAFVAQQDIERLLGERADELGVDVRRAVELTGFDADEEAVTVHTGHGVVRAGWLVGCDGGRSTVRKLAGFAFPGTEPEITCHQAVVEMTGAEELKVGWTATDTGVYAYGPMPGRVVTVEFDGPPADRDAPVTAEDLQARLRRVCGVDVTVTGVRTATRFTDHARQVTEYRRGRVLLAGDAAHVHSAFGSQGLSLGIGDAMNLGWKLAAVIGGRAPRGLLDTYSAERHPVGARVLDWTRSQVAAMRPDPRSRALREIVGDLAGTVAGTTYLTARLNGGGVRYGCAGGHPLTGRSVPDLELTGCGRLADHLHTGRALLLDLTDDPEPRALAAGYAGRVDTLTARCPSRPELAAVLVRPDGFTAWAADAGAPASTAGLAQALQEWFGVPEAVVVPG